The window GGTCTTCCTGGGCTTTCTGACCCTGTACTTCGAGAGCATCCTGATGATCGTGCTCGTGTTCGGGGCCTTCTCGCTCGCCCAGCTGTTCTTCAGCGACAAGCTCGCGCTGTACTCGATGGGCGCCAGGAAGGTCGACCCCGACGAGTACCCCGAGCTACACAGGAAGATCGAGCGGCTCTCCCAGCAGGCCGACCTGCCCAAGCCGGACGTGGCGGTCGCGGACAGCCGCGTCCCGAACGCCTTCGCGGCCGGCCGGTCCCAGAAGAGCGCCACCGTCGCCGTGACCACGGGCATCATGAACACCCTCGAGGAGGACGAACTGGAAGGCGTGCTCGCCCACGAGCTCGCCCACGTCAAGAACCGCGACGTGATGGTGATGACCATCGCCTCGTTCCTGTCGACGATCGCCTTCATCGTGGTCCGGTGGGGCTGGCTGTTCGGCGGCGGGCGCCAGCGCGGCGGCGGCGGAGCGCCGGTGATCGTCGC of the Halomicrobium salinisoli genome contains:
- the htpX gene encoding zinc metalloprotease HtpX, producing MQWKTDWGLRGRMAVTMFLLFALYVVFLGFLTLYFESILMIVLVFGAFSLAQLFFSDKLALYSMGARKVDPDEYPELHRKIERLSQQADLPKPDVAVADSRVPNAFAAGRSQKSATVAVTTGIMNTLEEDELEGVLAHELAHVKNRDVMVMTIASFLSTIAFIVVRWGWLFGGGRQRGGGGAPVIVAIVASLVVWIVSFLLIRALSRYREYAADRGGAVITGRPSALATALMKIDGRMDKVPKEDMRSQSEMNAFFIIPIKSGFVGRVFSTHPPTEKRVERLRDLERELEGF